The following are from one region of the Sulfurimicrobium lacus genome:
- a CDS encoding integron integrase produces MAHPNFPDKSTTINPPKLLDQVRDKLRVKHYSIRTEQTYVDWIKRYIFFHGKRHPKDMGAHDVEAFLTHLAVNGKVAASTQNQAKSALLFLYREVLEIQLPWLDNVTQAKAPKRLPVVLTMSEVQSVLSRLRGTHALIASLLYGGGMRLMEAVRLRVKDVEFARHEIVVREGKGFKDRVTMLPEAMVVPLKAYLARVKAMHDEDLAQGFGEVYLPFALDKKYPNAGREWGWQYVFPSGNLSVDPLSGKTRRHHIDEKGVQRAVKQAVRDVGLVKPATPHTFRHSFATHLLQSGYDIRTVQELLGHSDVSTTMIYTHVLNRGGKGVQSPLDSL; encoded by the coding sequence ATGGCGCACCCTAATTTTCCAGATAAAAGCACCACGATAAATCCTCCCAAATTACTCGATCAAGTCCGCGATAAGTTGCGTGTGAAGCACTACAGCATTCGTACGGAACAAACTTATGTTGACTGGATTAAACGTTATATTTTCTTTCATGGCAAGCGCCACCCGAAAGATATGGGGGCGCACGATGTTGAGGCGTTTCTAACCCATTTGGCGGTAAACGGCAAGGTTGCCGCTTCAACACAAAATCAAGCGAAGAGCGCGTTGCTGTTCCTTTACCGCGAAGTGTTGGAAATTCAATTGCCATGGCTGGACAACGTCACGCAGGCAAAAGCACCAAAGCGTTTGCCTGTGGTGTTGACGATGAGCGAGGTGCAGTCTGTGTTGTCGCGTTTGAGAGGCACACATGCGCTGATTGCTTCCTTGTTGTATGGAGGGGGAATGCGCTTGATGGAGGCGGTGCGGTTACGGGTGAAGGACGTGGAGTTTGCGCGGCACGAGATCGTGGTGCGTGAGGGCAAGGGGTTCAAGGATCGGGTGACGATGTTGCCTGAGGCAATGGTTGTGCCGCTCAAAGCGTATTTGGCTAGAGTGAAGGCCATGCACGATGAGGATTTGGCGCAGGGTTTCGGCGAGGTGTATCTGCCTTTTGCGTTGGACAAGAAATATCCAAATGCTGGACGTGAATGGGGCTGGCAATATGTTTTTCCTTCCGGAAATTTGTCAGTCGATCCGCTTTCCGGCAAGACCCGCCGACATCATATTGATGAGAAAGGCGTGCAGCGCGCGGTGAAGCAGGCGGTGCGCGATGTGGGCTTGGTCAAACCGGCCACGCCGCACACGTTTCGCCATTCCTTTGCGACACATTTATTGCAAAGCGGCTACGATATACGCACTGTGCAGGAATTGCTGGGGCATTCGGATGTCAGCACGACAATGATCTACACCCATGTTCTTAACCGCGGCGGAAAGGGTGTGCAAAGCCCGCTGGATTCCCTGTGA
- a CDS encoding succinate dehydrogenase assembly factor 2 has protein sequence MIGEDASLLNRLRWHCRRGMLELDLVLARFLEENYAGLTAQQRQEFENLLQLEDHELWQRVRGEASTASVVERLLRGCHDN, from the coding sequence GTGATCGGGGAAGACGCATCTCTCCTTAACCGCCTGCGCTGGCACTGCCGGCGCGGGATGCTGGAACTTGATCTGGTGCTGGCGCGCTTTCTGGAGGAAAATTACGCTGGATTGACGGCGCAGCAGCGGCAGGAGTTCGAAAATCTGCTGCAACTGGAAGACCACGAGTTGTGGCAACGGGTTCGCGGCGAGGCGAGCACGGCATCAGTGGTGGAGCGGCTGTTGCGCGGCTGTCACGATAACTGA
- the gltA gene encoding citrate synthase, giving the protein MAEQRKAYLDLGDGRGPIELPVYSGTAGPDVVDIRSLAKLGVFTYDPGFMSTASCNSGITYIDGDAGILLYRGYPIEQLAEHADFIEVCHLLYYGELPDAAQKESFDTIIRTHTMVHDQINNFFRGFRRDAHPMAVMVGVVGALSAFYQDSANVGDPRHREISAHRLIAKVPTIAAMSYKYNMGQPFAYPRNRLSYAANFLHMMFSTPCEEYEPNPVLVKALDRILILHADHEQNASTSTVRLAGSSGANPFACVAAGIASLWGPAHGGANEAVLKMLEEIEDVSNIPKFIARAKDKSNPFRLMGFGHRVYKNFDPRARLMRQTCHEVLNELGIYDDRLFKIALELERIALEDEYFIEKKLYPNVDFYSGIILRAMNIPTNMFTAIFAIARTIGWISQWDEMITDPEQKIGRPRQLYRGAAQRELVPLSKR; this is encoded by the coding sequence ATGGCAGAGCAGCGCAAGGCTTATCTCGATCTGGGCGATGGCCGTGGGCCGATAGAGTTACCGGTCTATTCCGGCACCGCTGGTCCGGATGTGGTGGATATCCGCAGCCTGGCCAAACTTGGCGTGTTTACCTACGACCCCGGCTTCATGTCGACGGCGAGCTGCAATTCCGGCATTACCTACATCGACGGGGATGCCGGAATTTTGCTCTACCGCGGCTATCCCATCGAGCAACTGGCCGAGCACGCCGATTTCATCGAGGTCTGCCATCTGCTGTATTACGGCGAACTGCCGGACGCGGCGCAGAAAGAGTCGTTCGACACGATCATCCGCACCCACACCATGGTGCACGACCAGATCAACAACTTCTTCCGCGGTTTCCGCCGCGACGCGCACCCCATGGCGGTGATGGTGGGGGTGGTGGGCGCCTTGTCGGCGTTTTACCAGGATTCGGCCAACGTGGGCGACCCGCGGCACCGCGAAATTTCCGCGCACCGCCTGATCGCCAAGGTGCCGACCATCGCGGCCATGAGCTACAAGTACAACATGGGCCAGCCGTTCGCCTACCCGCGCAACCGCTTGAGCTACGCGGCGAATTTCCTGCACATGATGTTCTCCACGCCGTGCGAGGAATACGAGCCCAACCCGGTGCTGGTGAAGGCGCTGGACCGCATCCTGATCCTGCACGCCGACCACGAGCAGAACGCTTCCACCTCCACGGTGCGTCTGGCCGGATCGAGCGGGGCCAACCCCTTCGCCTGCGTGGCGGCGGGCATCGCCTCCCTGTGGGGACCGGCTCACGGCGGCGCCAACGAGGCGGTGCTGAAAATGCTGGAAGAAATCGAGGATGTTTCCAACATCCCCAAATTCATCGCGCGCGCCAAGGACAAGAGCAATCCCTTCCGCCTCATGGGCTTCGGCCACCGCGTCTACAAGAACTTCGACCCGCGCGCCCGGCTCATGCGCCAGACCTGCCACGAAGTGCTCAACGAACTGGGCATCTACGACGACCGCCTGTTCAAGATCGCACTCGAACTGGAGCGGATTGCGCTGGAAGACGAGTATTTCATCGAGAAAAAGCTCTACCCCAACGTGGATTTCTACTCCGGCATCATCCTGCGCGCCATGAACATCCCGACCAACATGTTCACCGCGATTTTCGCCATCGCGCGCACCATCGGCTGGATCTCGCAGTGGGAC